The Mammaliicoccus sciuri genome window below encodes:
- a CDS encoding Gfo/Idh/MocA family protein, with protein MKQINYGVIGAGYFGKELARILSKIENAKVVSVYDVDNENSKSLAQEVNCDFDEDLEVICSRPDIDAIIIASPNGYHKESALLAAKHKKHIFCEKPIALNYKDCFEMIEAAKQNNVFFMAGHVMNFMDGVRQVKQFINDGEIGDVLFCHAERNGWEEPQETISWKKKRDISGGHLYHHIHELDFIQFIMGSAKQATMVGGNVAHNGEQFGDEDDMLLITLEFENNRYATLQYGSAFRWSDHYVKIQGTKGAILIDLQDVKVVLRKNNEDKQFLLHRSKEEDEDRTNIYKGSKDDGAIMYGNPNKKPPLWLQGIMEREMAYLHELLNGKEVSEEFKPLVDGTAAMSSIATADALTISKEENRKVKIEEVVANDN; from the coding sequence ATGAAACAAATAAACTACGGTGTAATCGGAGCAGGATACTTTGGTAAAGAATTAGCTAGAATACTTTCAAAGATTGAAAATGCTAAAGTAGTTTCTGTTTATGATGTAGATAATGAAAACAGTAAAAGTTTAGCACAAGAAGTTAATTGTGATTTTGATGAAGATTTGGAGGTAATTTGTAGTAGACCAGATATTGATGCAATTATTATTGCATCGCCAAATGGTTATCATAAAGAGTCAGCACTATTAGCAGCTAAGCATAAAAAGCATATTTTTTGTGAGAAACCAATAGCACTTAACTACAAAGATTGTTTTGAAATGATTGAAGCAGCTAAACAAAATAATGTATTTTTCATGGCAGGTCATGTGATGAATTTTATGGATGGTGTTAGACAAGTTAAACAATTCATAAATGATGGTGAAATTGGTGACGTATTATTTTGTCATGCGGAAAGAAATGGTTGGGAAGAACCACAGGAAACAATAAGTTGGAAGAAAAAAAGAGATATATCAGGTGGTCACTTGTATCATCATATTCATGAGTTAGATTTCATTCAATTTATAATGGGATCTGCAAAGCAAGCAACGATGGTTGGAGGAAATGTTGCGCATAATGGTGAACAATTTGGTGATGAAGATGATATGTTGTTAATCACTTTAGAGTTCGAAAATAATCGATATGCAACGCTACAATATGGTTCTGCTTTTAGATGGTCAGATCATTATGTCAAAATCCAAGGTACTAAAGGTGCTATTTTGATAGATTTACAAGACGTTAAAGTTGTACTAAGAAAAAACAATGAAGATAAACAATTTTTATTACACCGAAGTAAAGAAGAAGATGAGGATAGAACTAATATATACAAAGGTAGTAAAGATGATGGTGCTATTATGTATGGTAATCCTAATAAGAAACCACCACTTTGGTTACAAGGGATAATGGAAAGAGAAATGGCTTACTTACATGAGTTATTAAATGGGAAAGAAGTATCAGAAGAATTTAAACCACTGGTTGATGGAACTGCGGCAATGTCTTCTATTGCTACTGCTGATGCATTAACTATTTCTAAAGAGGAAAATAGAAAAGTCAAAATAGAAGAGGTAGTAGCAAATGATAATTGA
- a CDS encoding putative holin-like toxin, with translation MIPIVDAIRLMIDFGTFIVVLIGLVITIVKLNTKK, from the coding sequence GTGATTCCAATTGTCGATGCAATTAGGCTGATGATAGATTTCGGTACTTTTATCGTAGTCTTAATTGGCTTAGTCATTACAATTGTGAAATTAAACACAAAAAAATAA
- a CDS encoding SDR family NAD(P)-dependent oxidoreductase — MMRNVIVTGSGQGIGYAIAQAFDKEGDRVFIFDMSKEVADKAAQSLNNGVAYQVDVTDEPTIEKSIKEITEQYGPIDVLVNNAGIQFISKVEDFPLEKWNQVIGVIQTGTFLMTKHVLPSMKQQKKGRIVTISSAHGEMADPFKSAYVASKFAQIGFAKTVALEVVADGITSNAVLPGPVRTALIENQLAHLAEQDNSTEQEAMEKYITGKMPMNRLLEPSEIADTVIFLASDGASAITGETISVSGGSNA, encoded by the coding sequence ATTATGAGAAACGTAATCGTAACAGGATCAGGACAAGGTATTGGATATGCAATCGCACAAGCTTTTGATAAAGAAGGTGACCGTGTATTTATTTTTGATATGAGTAAAGAAGTAGCTGATAAAGCAGCACAATCTTTAAACAACGGTGTCGCTTATCAAGTAGACGTAACAGATGAACCAACTATTGAAAAATCAATTAAAGAAATCACTGAACAATATGGTCCAATAGATGTACTTGTTAACAATGCAGGTATTCAATTTATTTCTAAAGTAGAAGACTTCCCATTAGAAAAATGGAACCAAGTTATCGGTGTTATTCAAACAGGTACATTCTTAATGACTAAACACGTATTACCAAGCATGAAACAACAGAAAAAAGGTCGTATCGTTACAATTTCATCAGCACATGGTGAAATGGCAGACCCATTCAAATCAGCTTACGTTGCTTCTAAATTCGCTCAAATTGGATTTGCTAAAACAGTTGCACTTGAAGTTGTAGCAGATGGTATTACTTCAAACGCTGTATTACCAGGACCAGTTCGTACTGCTTTAATTGAAAATCAACTTGCACACTTAGCAGAACAAGACAATTCTACTGAACAAGAAGCAATGGAAAAATACATTACAGGTAAAATGCCAATGAACCGTTTATTAGAACCATCAGAAATTGCAGATACTGTAATATTCTTAGCATCAGATGGTGCTTCAGCAATTACTGGTGAAACAATCAGTGTATCAGGCGGTTCTAACGCATAA
- a CDS encoding carbohydrate ABC transporter permease — translation MKKKHLVNTGLYAIIIILAIIAVFPFLWILLSSFKSANELANSPLTLIPKEFTIEYYKQVLFDLGFVTNIRNSLIVSLAATLITIIVSALGAYGIVRFFPRFGKLMTKMLIATYMFPPILLAIPYTIVIVQMGLMNTWTGLVITYLSFSIPYAIWMLIGFFNTVPYEIEEAAMIDGAGRLTIFCKIVLPIVMPGLVATAVYTFINTWNEFLFALLLINSTNKMPISIALYSLNGSEILSWGQMLAASVIIVLPSIIFFMFIQKKIAAGLSDGSVK, via the coding sequence ATGAAGAAAAAACATTTAGTAAACACTGGGTTATATGCAATCATCATTATTTTAGCAATAATTGCCGTATTCCCATTTCTTTGGATATTATTATCCTCATTTAAATCAGCAAATGAGTTAGCAAACAGCCCATTAACTTTAATACCAAAGGAATTTACAATCGAATATTATAAACAAGTATTATTCGACTTAGGATTTGTAACAAATATCAGAAATAGTTTGATTGTATCTTTGGCTGCAACACTCATTACTATAATTGTGTCTGCCTTAGGTGCATACGGTATTGTGAGATTCTTTCCGAGATTTGGTAAATTAATGACAAAAATGCTTATTGCGACGTATATGTTTCCACCAATATTATTAGCAATCCCATACACAATTGTAATCGTACAAATGGGATTGATGAATACTTGGACTGGTTTAGTTATTACGTATTTATCATTTTCAATCCCATACGCAATATGGATGTTAATAGGATTCTTTAACACTGTACCTTATGAAATTGAAGAAGCGGCTATGATTGATGGTGCTGGCAGATTAACAATTTTTTGTAAAATTGTTTTACCAATTGTTATGCCAGGTCTAGTCGCAACAGCAGTATATACGTTTATTAATACTTGGAATGAATTTTTATTTGCATTGTTACTTATTAATAGTACAAACAAAATGCCAATATCAATTGCATTGTATTCGTTAAATGGATCAGAAATATTAAGTTGGGGACAAATGCTAGCAGCATCAGTCATTATTGTCTTACCTTCAATTATATTCTTTATGTTTATACAGAAAAAAATCGCAGCTGGACTATCAGATGGTTCAGTTAAATAG
- a CDS encoding YhcH/YjgK/YiaL family protein encodes MIIDELKNIDLYKSVIPKEIYDDIKTNLNGTTNNEIIKNFIHYKTESEKPFEQHQKYIDLHIMIEGKEFIGMVGENSYIIEKAYEEQDDFSLGKPKNKDYLITPFNENQFVIFFQGEAHKVGWTNNDESNEVEKIVYKFE; translated from the coding sequence ATGATAATTGATGAATTAAAAAATATAGACTTATATAAAAGTGTTATTCCTAAAGAAATATATGATGATATCAAAACAAATTTAAACGGAACTACTAATAACGAAATCATAAAGAATTTTATTCATTATAAAACAGAATCTGAAAAGCCTTTTGAACAACATCAGAAATATATAGATTTGCATATCATGATAGAAGGTAAAGAATTTATCGGTATGGTTGGTGAAAATAGTTATATTATTGAAAAGGCATATGAAGAACAAGATGATTTTAGTCTGGGTAAGCCAAAAAATAAAGATTATTTGATTACGCCTTTTAACGAAAATCAATTCGTGATTTTCTTCCAAGGAGAAGCTCATAAAGTAGGTTGGACAAACAATGATGAATCAAATGAAGTAGAAAAAATAGTTTATAAATTCGAGTAA
- a CDS encoding IS256 family transposase produces MTQLNVNLDYEELASAIFGSDMNASMKTIAMTVINAYMEMERDKYVNAGYKQKNSGRNAQLNGYYERDFLMPIGNLTLKVPRTRDGEFTTEVFNQYSRSDQSLILAMTEAYINGVSTRNVNKIVESLTGKSVSKSTVSGVIKNLDPEIKEWAGRPIVSHQYKYVFVDAMHIKVRENNKIVSKGVYIAMGINENRKRDIIGFKISNQESELAWSEFFEDLRMRGLTTPELIISDAHSGLIKSIKSQFIDSSWQRCTFHFLKNIVERFPKKNSKEARMLLKSIFQAPTYRHAVQLKDEFIAQYESNPKYVEAIKILDEGFEDASQFYRFPAQHHKNLRTTNSVENINMQLRKREKIVKTFPNLDSAFRLIGAVLMDIQERFDKSNRPFIA; encoded by the coding sequence ATGACTCAATTAAATGTTAACTTAGATTATGAAGAATTGGCAAGTGCTATTTTTGGAAGTGATATGAATGCGTCTATGAAAACAATAGCTATGACTGTCATAAATGCATACATGGAAATGGAAAGAGACAAGTATGTTAATGCTGGATATAAACAAAAGAATTCAGGAAGAAACGCACAACTTAATGGCTATTATGAGCGTGATTTCCTGATGCCTATTGGCAATCTGACATTAAAAGTTCCAAGAACACGTGACGGTGAATTTACAACTGAAGTATTTAATCAATATTCGCGTTCTGACCAATCGCTTATTTTAGCGATGACAGAAGCATACATTAATGGTGTTTCAACTAGAAATGTTAATAAAATTGTGGAATCCCTAACGGGAAAATCTGTGTCTAAATCAACTGTTTCAGGCGTAATAAAAAACCTAGATCCTGAAATTAAAGAATGGGCTGGTAGACCTATTGTTAGTCATCAGTATAAGTATGTATTTGTTGATGCTATGCACATTAAGGTAAGAGAGAATAATAAAATTGTTTCTAAAGGTGTTTATATCGCTATGGGTATCAACGAAAATAGAAAACGCGACATTATTGGCTTTAAAATTTCTAATCAAGAGTCAGAATTAGCTTGGTCAGAGTTTTTTGAAGACTTAAGAATGCGTGGTTTAACAACACCTGAACTTATTATCTCTGATGCGCATTCTGGACTTATTAAATCTATTAAGTCACAGTTTATTGATTCATCTTGGCAACGTTGTACATTCCATTTTCTTAAAAATATTGTAGAGAGATTTCCTAAAAAGAACTCTAAAGAAGCTAGAATGTTACTTAAATCAATATTCCAAGCACCAACATATCGTCACGCTGTTCAGCTCAAAGATGAATTCATTGCACAATATGAAAGTAATCCTAAGTATGTGGAAGCTATTAAAATATTGGATGAAGGCTTCGAAGATGCCTCACAATTCTATAGATTTCCTGCTCAACATCATAAAAATCTAAGAACTACTAATTCAGTTGAAAATATTAATATGCAACTCAGAAAACGAGAAAAAATAGTTAAAACATTCCCTAATCTAGATTCAGCTTTTAGATTAATTGGCGCAGTACTTATGGATATTCAAGAAAGATTTGATAAGTCTAACAGACCATTTATCGCTTAA
- a CDS encoding GntP family permease has protein sequence MDQSGAAQSIAEKIISKVGTNNPYSILVAIFLITAILTYGGISLFVVVFVIVPLAKPLFKQLNIAWNLIGIPIMLGLGTFTMTMLPGTPSVQNVVPTKYLGTTLTTAPLLGIIGAVVAIVFGLWYMKYALNKSLKKGETFDDFNVEQDDSDQIKNKTPNFYLSILPIIVLIVINIVGSILRVDNVILIGLAVSIILSAILFYQYIPKQKAIINDGAVSSILPMFLTASAIAFGTVVTLAPGFDGIKTFILNIPGNPLISLSIASALFGVITESASGSLGIVMQAFGKQYVDMGLNPDAIHRVATMSSSIFTSYAAHRRCINILRFNRLNA, from the coding sequence ATGGACCAAAGTGGTGCAGCACAATCTATCGCTGAAAAAATCATTAGCAAAGTTGGTACAAACAATCCTTACTCTATTTTAGTAGCAATCTTCTTAATTACTGCTATTTTAACATATGGTGGCATTAGCCTGTTTGTTGTTGTCTTTGTTATTGTGCCTTTAGCTAAACCATTATTCAAGCAATTAAATATCGCTTGGAACTTAATTGGGATTCCAATCATGTTAGGTTTAGGTACGTTCACGATGACGATGCTCCCTGGTACACCGTCAGTACAAAACGTTGTCCCTACTAAATATTTAGGTACAACTTTAACAACCGCACCTTTACTAGGTATTATCGGTGCAGTTGTCGCAATAGTATTTGGGTTATGGTATATGAAATATGCATTAAATAAAAGTCTTAAAAAAGGTGAAACATTCGATGACTTTAATGTCGAACAAGACGATTCTGATCAAATTAAAAATAAAACACCGAACTTTTATTTGAGTATTTTACCAATTATCGTGTTAATAGTAATCAATATTGTGGGTAGTATATTAAGAGTAGACAATGTTATTCTGATTGGTTTAGCAGTGTCCATTATCTTATCAGCAATACTATTTTATCAATATATTCCTAAACAAAAAGCAATTATTAATGATGGTGCAGTAAGTTCTATCTTACCTATGTTCTTAACAGCTTCGGCTATCGCATTTGGTACTGTTGTCACATTAGCACCAGGATTTGATGGTATTAAGACTTTCATCTTAAATATACCAGGTAATCCATTAATTAGTTTATCAATCGCATCTGCATTATTTGGTGTGATAACTGAATCTGCGTCTGGTTCACTAGGTATCGTGATGCAAGCATTCGGTAAACAATATGTTGATATGGGACTCAATCCAGATGCTATTCACAGAGTAGCTACAATGTCTTCATCAATCTTTACAAGTTATGCCGCACACAGGCGTTGTATTAACATTCTTCGCTTTAACAGGCTTAACGCATAA
- a CDS encoding lipocalin-like domain-containing protein, with amino-acid sequence MANLKDQLIGTWKLVRYQDETENGEIFFPLGKDATGFIMYNPDGYMSAQLMQQGRPAYESGDLHTGTQDEMATAAHGYVAYSGKFELDEENSTVYHTMEVSMNPTWLGETQPRIFTLEGDTLSIINGNVPNQKLVWERVK; translated from the coding sequence ATGGCTAATTTAAAAGATCAATTAATCGGAACTTGGAAATTAGTAAGATATCAAGATGAAACTGAAAACGGAGAAATCTTTTTCCCATTAGGTAAAGATGCAACAGGTTTTATCATGTATAACCCAGACGGCTATATGTCAGCACAATTAATGCAACAAGGTCGTCCAGCATATGAATCAGGAGATTTACACACAGGTACTCAAGATGAAATGGCTACAGCAGCACACGGATACGTAGCATATTCAGGTAAATTTGAATTAGACGAAGAAAATTCAACAGTGTACCACACAATGGAAGTAAGTATGAATCCAACATGGTTAGGAGAAACACAACCAAGAATCTTCACATTAGAAGGCGATACACTAAGTATCATAAACGGTAACGTTCCCAACCAAAAACTCGTTTGGGAACGTGTGAAATAA
- a CDS encoding ABC transporter ATP-binding protein, whose protein sequence is MAEIKLEHIKKTYDGITHVVKDFNLSIEDKEFIVFVGPSGCGKSTTLRMIAGLESISEGNFTIDGKRMNDVEPKNRDIAMVFQNYALYPHMTVYDNIAFGLKLRKVNQQEIKKRVNEAAEILGLTEYLDRKPKALSGGQRQRVALGRAIVRDANIFLMDEPLSNLDAKLRVQMRAEILKLHERLDTTTIYVTHDQTEALTMASRIVVLNKGDIMQIGTPREVYNAPSNIFVAQFIGSPAMNIVQGKITDEGVKIGEHVFQFTGNQHDKLKELGYMNKDVNFGIRPEDIKAEPVFINASQNTKLTAKVEVSELLGSDIMIHFKLNGENVIAQIDARNDLKVGDQIELAIDINKCHFFDIDSGRNLLL, encoded by the coding sequence ATGGCTGAAATTAAATTAGAACATATTAAAAAAACGTATGATGGTATAACTCACGTTGTAAAAGACTTTAATCTTTCTATTGAAGATAAAGAATTTATTGTGTTCGTTGGTCCTTCAGGGTGCGGGAAGTCTACTACGTTAAGAATGATAGCTGGATTAGAAAGTATTTCAGAAGGAAACTTTACAATTGATGGTAAACGTATGAATGATGTTGAGCCTAAGAATAGAGATATTGCAATGGTGTTTCAAAACTATGCATTGTATCCACATATGACAGTATACGATAATATAGCATTTGGTCTCAAACTAAGAAAAGTTAATCAACAAGAAATTAAGAAAAGGGTAAATGAAGCTGCAGAAATATTGGGCTTAACAGAATACCTAGATAGAAAACCAAAAGCATTATCAGGAGGTCAAAGACAAAGGGTAGCACTCGGACGTGCAATAGTAAGAGATGCCAATATATTTTTAATGGATGAACCTTTATCTAACTTAGATGCTAAACTCAGAGTTCAAATGAGAGCAGAAATATTGAAGCTTCACGAAAGGCTAGATACGACTACGATTTATGTTACACACGATCAAACTGAAGCGTTAACTATGGCATCTAGAATAGTCGTACTTAACAAAGGTGACATTATGCAAATTGGAACTCCGAGAGAAGTCTATAATGCGCCAAGCAATATATTTGTTGCACAATTTATAGGGTCACCTGCTATGAATATTGTACAAGGTAAAATCACTGATGAAGGAGTTAAAATTGGAGAGCATGTATTCCAGTTTACCGGAAATCAACACGATAAATTAAAAGAATTAGGGTATATGAACAAAGACGTTAACTTTGGCATACGTCCAGAAGATATTAAGGCAGAACCAGTATTTATAAATGCGAGTCAAAATACAAAATTGACTGCAAAAGTAGAGGTTTCTGAATTATTAGGATCAGATATTATGATACATTTTAAATTAAATGGTGAAAATGTGATAGCTCAAATTGATGCAAGAAATGATTTGAAAGTTGGAGATCAAATTGAATTAGCAATTGATATAAATAAATGTCATTTCTTTGATATTGATAGTGGACGTAATTTGTTGTTATAA
- a CDS encoding carbohydrate ABC transporter permease has product MYQLKENFKKMDKVGMLFILPSLLIVVLLLIYPIFSSIYFSFTSKNLIKSDYDIVGFENFKFVLSSIEFYEALWVSVKWTILSIVGQLVIGFIAALTLNKLPKFSGLFRVLLIIPWAFPTIVIGFTWKWLLNDVSGFIPNLLTTIGLTNVNLDFLSNDMLVFGTVVFINIWFGAPLFMVNILSALQTIPKEQYEAAVMDGANAWQSFTNITLRHIRSVIGLLVVLRTIWVFNNFELLFLITGGGPSGVTTTIPIYAYKTGWGLMQLGTASSITILLLIFLISISLIYFKVLDKWESEDR; this is encoded by the coding sequence ATGTATCAATTGAAAGAAAACTTTAAAAAAATGGATAAAGTAGGTATGTTGTTTATCCTACCTTCTCTATTAATTGTTGTATTGTTACTGATCTATCCTATTTTTTCAAGTATATATTTTAGTTTTACATCTAAGAACTTGATTAAGTCGGACTACGATATTGTCGGATTTGAAAATTTTAAATTTGTACTAAGTTCAATTGAGTTTTATGAGGCATTATGGGTTTCAGTAAAGTGGACGATATTATCGATAGTTGGACAATTAGTAATTGGTTTTATTGCGGCTTTAACTTTAAATAAACTACCAAAGTTCTCTGGATTATTTAGAGTATTACTGATTATTCCTTGGGCATTTCCAACTATTGTTATTGGTTTTACATGGAAGTGGCTATTAAATGATGTTTCTGGATTTATACCTAATTTATTAACAACAATCGGTTTAACTAACGTTAATTTAGATTTCTTATCTAACGATATGCTTGTATTTGGAACGGTTGTATTTATAAATATATGGTTTGGTGCACCGTTATTTATGGTAAATATTCTGTCAGCATTACAAACAATACCTAAAGAGCAATATGAAGCAGCAGTTATGGATGGCGCTAATGCATGGCAATCATTTACTAATATTACTTTGAGACATATAAGAAGTGTCATTGGTTTGTTAGTTGTACTAAGAACAATATGGGTCTTTAACAATTTTGAATTACTATTTTTAATCACTGGTGGTGGCCCAAGTGGTGTAACAACAACTATACCGATATATGCATATAAAACAGGTTGGGGATTGATGCAACTAGGTACAGCATCTTCAATAACAATACTGTTATTAATTTTTCTAATTTCAATTAGTCTAATTTATTTCAAAGTATTAGATAAATGGGAAAGTGAGGATAGATAA
- a CDS encoding DUF7679 family protein, with product MYFYVKVKRLDGRVLNYQLPNDLQEAMRIYRKENPKTWTKMFKHALINIPLEPYSAKNHYRPLIGVGLIKNVFYLNKPKALRTRGQFLTFDNWSKKGWKHFWRSSAFLRHDHKLKSKINIMYQYYQWKKWHKKIS from the coding sequence ATGTATTTTTATGTAAAAGTTAAGCGCTTGGATGGACGTGTTCTGAACTATCAATTGCCTAATGATTTACAGGAAGCGATGCGTATATATCGAAAAGAAAATCCGAAGACTTGGACTAAGATGTTCAAACATGCTTTAATTAACATTCCTTTAGAACCATATAGCGCAAAGAATCATTATCGACCATTAATTGGTGTCGGCTTAATTAAAAATGTATTCTATCTCAATAAACCAAAAGCACTGCGCACAAGAGGTCAGTTTCTAACATTTGATAATTGGTCAAAGAAAGGTTGGAAACACTTTTGGAGAAGCTCTGCTTTTTTAAGACACGATCATAAATTGAAGTCTAAGATTAATATCATGTATCAATACTACCAATGGAAAAAATGGCATAAAAAAATAAGCTAA
- a CDS encoding LLM class flavin-dependent oxidoreductase: MKRMKLGYFLTGFGHHVASSRHPESIKKGGMNLEKTIEQAKILEKAKFDFLFVSDSLYVDKKTHPDMFSFFEPLSLMSIVARETKHLGLIVTGSTTYSEPFNLARIFASLDHYSNGRAGWNIVTSGINATASNFNGTNNVDHDLRYEQADEFVEVSKQLWHSWDDVNPEKLHDEGRLLPDYQPKTIDYKGRFYSVKGPLNIEQPPQGHPLLVQAGSSKKGIDFAAKYAEVVFTAQNDADAAVCFAENLKSKVKEKRGDHQEVVIMPGIFPFIGETIEAAEKNYNELQDLIPKEMGLELLSSYLGDTDLSGYELDTPFEDVEIDQGNNIQSRVDLIKETAKKHHSTLEDVMKHVAGARGHHIIVGTPEDVADRMEEWFTKGAADGFNIMAPLNPTQFQLFVDKVVPILKDRGLVQEDYSEGTLREKIGLSYAKQHS, from the coding sequence ATGAAAAGAATGAAATTAGGATATTTTTTAACAGGTTTTGGACATCATGTTGCGAGTAGTAGACATCCTGAGTCTATTAAAAAGGGTGGTATGAATTTAGAGAAGACGATTGAACAGGCAAAGATTTTGGAAAAAGCTAAGTTTGATTTCTTGTTTGTATCAGACAGTTTGTATGTTGATAAGAAGACACATCCTGATATGTTTTCATTTTTCGAACCTTTATCACTCATGTCTATTGTAGCTAGAGAAACGAAGCATTTGGGGCTTATTGTAACGGGTTCAACGACATATTCTGAACCGTTTAATCTAGCAAGAATCTTTGCTTCTTTAGATCATTATAGTAATGGTAGAGCTGGTTGGAACATTGTTACTTCTGGAATTAATGCGACTGCATCGAATTTTAATGGAACAAATAATGTGGATCATGATTTAAGGTATGAGCAAGCGGATGAATTTGTAGAAGTTTCTAAACAGTTATGGCATTCATGGGATGATGTGAATCCTGAAAAGTTACATGATGAGGGTAGATTATTGCCAGATTATCAACCTAAGACGATTGATTATAAAGGACGATTTTACAGTGTGAAAGGTCCATTAAATATTGAACAACCGCCTCAAGGTCACCCTTTACTTGTGCAAGCGGGTTCTTCTAAGAAAGGCATTGATTTTGCGGCTAAGTATGCAGAAGTCGTGTTTACTGCCCAGAATGATGCGGATGCAGCTGTATGTTTTGCTGAAAATTTAAAAAGTAAAGTTAAAGAAAAAAGAGGCGATCACCAAGAAGTTGTGATAATGCCTGGAATATTCCCGTTTATTGGTGAGACGATAGAAGCGGCGGAAAAGAATTATAATGAGTTGCAAGATTTGATTCCGAAAGAAATGGGATTAGAATTACTATCTTCTTATTTAGGTGATACAGATTTAAGTGGATATGAATTAGATACACCATTTGAGGATGTTGAAATCGATCAAGGAAACAATATTCAAAGTCGTGTTGATTTGATTAAAGAAACAGCTAAGAAACATCATTCTACACTTGAAGATGTTATGAAACATGTAGCTGGCGCAAGAGGTCATCATATTATCGTTGGGACACCTGAAGATGTTGCAGATAGAATGGAAGAATGGTTTACGAAAGGTGCTGCAGATGGCTTTAATATTATGGCACCACTCAATCCTACACAATTCCAATTATTTGTAGATAAAGTGGTTCCAATATTAAAAGATAGAGGATTAGTACAAGAAGATTATAGCGAAGGAACATTACGAGAAAAAATTGGATTAAGTTATGCAAAGCAACATAGTTAG
- a CDS encoding sodium:solute symporter family transporter — MYVAFTLVSCAFFIGIVAWCSYYKTKNTVNSSGGFFLGGRGLTGGLIAGALILTNLSAEQLIGLNGQGYQNNLSSMGWEVTAGFSVIILATILLPKYLGGAFTTLPEFINTRFDHQMRLLIVVLFMVGYGFITIPSVQYSGSLAVIQIFDIPNMFGITYEQSIWIIACH, encoded by the coding sequence ATGTATGTAGCTTTTACACTTGTTTCATGTGCATTCTTTATCGGTATTGTCGCTTGGTGTTCTTACTATAAGACGAAGAATACAGTAAATAGTTCTGGAGGATTTTTCTTAGGTGGAAGAGGACTAACGGGTGGACTTATCGCAGGTGCCTTAATTCTTACCAATTTATCTGCCGAGCAATTAATAGGATTAAACGGACAAGGTTATCAGAATAACTTATCAAGTATGGGATGGGAAGTAACAGCTGGATTTTCAGTCATTATATTAGCGACTATTCTATTACCCAAATATTTAGGAGGCGCCTTTACGACGCTTCCTGAATTTATAAATACGCGTTTCGACCATCAAATGAGACTATTAATTGTCGTGTTATTTATGGTGGGTTATGGTTTCATTACCATTCCTTCAGTACAGTATTCAGGCTCATTAGCTGTGATACAAATTTTTGATATACCCAATATGTTTGGCATTACGTACGAACAATCAATTTGGATTATTGCTTGTCATTGA